The following DNA comes from Gordonia zhaorongruii.
GGTGTGAGGAACTGCCCCGTAGGGACTAGCTTCGGCCCGGATGCAGTGTGGTCAGCCAGCCGTGCGTGTCGGCGAACATTCCGCGCTGCAGTCCGGTCAGCGTGTCGCGAAGAGCCTTGGTGACCTCGCCGGTCCCACCGTCTCCGACCGTGTAATCGTCGGTATCGCTCTGGACGCGCCCGACCGGGGTGATGACGGCGGCGGTACCGCACGCGAAGACCTCGGTGATGGCACCGGACCGCACGTCGGCAGCGAGTTCATCGGTGCTGATCTTGCGCTCTTCGACGTCGTAACCGGCATCGCCCGCCAGGGTCAGCAACGATTTGCGGGTGACGCCGGGCAGCAGCGAGCCACTGAGCTCGGGCGTGACCAGCCGCGCCTCGGAGCCTGCGCCGTACACGAAGAACAGGTTCATGCCGCCCATCTCCTCGATGTAGCGGTGCTCGATCGCGTCGAGCCAGACGACCTGATCGCAGCCCTTCTCGGCGGCCTGCGCCTGGGCGAGCAGCGATGCCGCGTAGTTCCCACCGAACTTCGCATCACCGGTGCCGCCGGGTGACGCGCGCACGTACTCGGTGCACAGGTAGACGCTCACCGGCTTGAGTCCGCCCTTGAAGTAGGCGCCCGCGGGCGATGCGATCACGTAGTAGCGGTACAGGTCGGACGGGCGAACGCCGAGACTCGCTTCGGAGGCGATCATGAACGGCCGCAGATACAGCGACTCCTCGCCGCCGGCCTCCGGGACCCACGGGTGATCGACGTCGAGCAGTGCGCGAAGCGACTCGATGAAGACCTCGGTCGGCAACTCGGGCATCGCCAGGCGTCGGGCGGAGGTCTGGAACCGCTCTGCGTTCGCTTCGGGACGGAACGCGGCGATGGTGCCGTCGGGCTGCCGGTAGGCCTTGAGGCCCTCGAAGATCTCCTGCGCGTAGTGCAGAACCATCGCCGCCGGGTCTAGCGCGATGGGGCCGTAGGGAGTCACGCGTGCTCGATGCCATCCGCGCTCACGGTCGTAGTCGACCGCCACCATGTAGTCGGTGAAGTAGTTGCCGAAGCCCGGAGCGTCGAGGATCTCGGCGCGCTGGCCCTCCGACACCGGATGCGGATGCTCGGTGCGAGTGAACTCCAGGGTCATGCGTTCAATGTTAGCGCCGTGGCGCCACCGAATTTTCCGTGGACCGGCCTCACGCGTCACCCTTCACGAACGGCGGCAGCATCACTTCGCATTCGAGCGGCCGTCCCCGGACGTCGACGACGACCGTCGCACCCTTCTTGATTCCGGACGCGACCTCGATGAACGCCAGTGCGATGCCCTGCTTCAGGGTCGGCGAGAAGGTGCCCGACGTGCACACGCCGATCTGCGGACCGCCGGGTTGCGCGTGCACGGTGCACTCGGCACGCGGCACGCCGCGACCGAGCGCCCTCAGTCCGTACAGGCGGCGCGCGGGTCCGGCTTCACGCTCGGCGACGAGCACGTCTCGACCGAAGAACTCCGGCTTGTCCCAGCCGACCGCCCACGAACTGCGCGCCTGAACCGGCGTGACGTCGACGCTCAACTCATGACCGTGCAGCGCGTAGCCCATCTCGGTGCGCAGGGTGTCGCGAGCGCCGAGTCCGGCGGGCAGGCCATCGCGCGCGGTCACCTCGGAGAGCAGTGCGTCGAACACGATGCCCGAATCGTCCCAGCGCGGCAGGATCTCGTACCCCTGCTCCCCCGTGTAGCCGGTGCGGCACACGCGGACTGCGCACTCTGCGCCGTCGAGGGTGACGACCGCATCCTCGAACGCCATGTAGTCCATGCCGGTCGGCAGGCCGAGGGCCTCGAGGACCTCGGCTGAGCGCGGGCCCTGGACCGCGAACACCGCGAAGTCACGATGCTGGTCGGTGATCTCGATGCCCTTCGGCGCCACCGCACGCAGCGCCGCGATCACCTCTGCGGTGTTCGCCGCGTTCGGGATGAGGAACACCTCGTCGTCGCTCACCAGATAGGTGATCAGGTCGTCGACCACGCCACCCTGGTCGTTGCAGCACATCGTGTACTGGGCCTTGCCCGCCACGATCTTGCCGAGGTCGTTGGTCAGCGTGCTGTTGACGAACGCGGCCGCACCCGGTCCCGCG
Coding sequences within:
- a CDS encoding branched-chain amino acid aminotransferase codes for the protein MTLEFTRTEHPHPVSEGQRAEILDAPGFGNYFTDYMVAVDYDRERGWHRARVTPYGPIALDPAAMVLHYAQEIFEGLKAYRQPDGTIAAFRPEANAERFQTSARRLAMPELPTEVFIESLRALLDVDHPWVPEAGGEESLYLRPFMIASEASLGVRPSDLYRYYVIASPAGAYFKGGLKPVSVYLCTEYVRASPGGTGDAKFGGNYAASLLAQAQAAEKGCDQVVWLDAIEHRYIEEMGGMNLFFVYGAGSEARLVTPELSGSLLPGVTRKSLLTLAGDAGYDVEERKISTDELAADVRSGAITEVFACGTAAVITPVGRVQSDTDDYTVGDGGTGEVTKALRDTLTGLQRGMFADTHGWLTTLHPGRS
- the gcvT gene encoding glycine cleavage system aminomethyltransferase GcvT, with amino-acid sequence MTELLAGPIADRHVALGASFAPFGGWEMPVSYSGTVAEHNAVREAVGIFDVSHLGKASVAGPGAAAFVNSTLTNDLGKIVAGKAQYTMCCNDQGGVVDDLITYLVSDDEVFLIPNAANTAEVIAALRAVAPKGIEITDQHRDFAVFAVQGPRSAEVLEALGLPTGMDYMAFEDAVVTLDGAECAVRVCRTGYTGEQGYEILPRWDDSGIVFDALLSEVTARDGLPAGLGARDTLRTEMGYALHGHELSVDVTPVQARSSWAVGWDKPEFFGRDVLVAEREAGPARRLYGLRALGRGVPRAECTVHAQPGGPQIGVCTSGTFSPTLKQGIALAFIEVASGIKKGATVVVDVRGRPLECEVMLPPFVKGDA